The genomic region GGGTTTCATACTTCAACCCAACCTACATTCATCTTATATTTAATTCCACTTACCCACTTGGGGGAAGGTGTCAAATCTTCCCCCACATTAGGGATTAGTAGTCCAAGTCTCCACTAGCAGGAGCAGCTTCCTTCTCGCTAATATTCCTTAAATCATAAGTAGGAGCGTAACCCATGGGGGTGTTGGGTTTCATACTTCAACCCAACCTACGTTCATCTTATATTTAATTCCACTTACCCACTTGGGGGAAGGTGTCAAATCTTCCCCCACATTAGGGATTAGTAGTCCAAGTCTCCACTAGCAGGAGCAGCTTCCTTCTCGCTAATATTCCACAAATCATAAGTAGGAGCGTAACCCATGGGGATGTTGGGTTTCATACTTCAACCCAACCTACGTTCATCTTATATTTAATTCCACTTACCCACTTGGGGGAAGGTGTCAAATCTTCCCCCACATTAGAGATTAGTAGTCGAAATCTCCACTAGCAGGAGCAGCTTCCTTCTAATATTCCACAAATCATAAGTAGGAGCGTAACCCATGGGGGTGTTGGGTTTCATACTTCAACCCAACCTACGTTCATCTTATATTTAATTCTACCCATCCACTTAATTAGGGAAAGGGTGAAACCTTCCCCTACATTAGAGATTAGTAGTCGAAATCTCCACCACCCATACCAGCACCAGCAGCAGGAGCAGCTTCCTTGGGTTCTGGTTTGTCAACCACAATACACTCGGTTGTTAGCACCATACCAGCAATAGAAGCAGCATTTTGCAGTGCAGAACGGGTTACCTTCGCAGGATCCACAATACCCGCAGCTAACATATCAACAAATTCGTTGGTAGAAGCGTTAAACCCTACGTTGAACTCTTTCTCTTTCACTCTTTCAGCAATTACAGCACCGTTTTGTCCAGCGTTTTCTGCAATTCTCTTTAAAGGAGCAGGTAAGGCACGGGCAACTATTAAAGCACCTGTTAACTCTTCACTGGTTAAGGTTTTATTGGCCCATTCCTCTAAGTGGGGTGCTAGGTGAGCTAGGGTTGTACCACCACCAGGAACTATGCCTTCTTCTACAGCAGCTTTGGTAGCATTGATAGCGTCTTCTAAACGCAGCTTCTTATCCTTCATTTCGGTTTCCGTAGCTGCACCAACTTTGACTACTGCTACACCACCAGAAAGTTTGGCTAGACGCTCTTGCAGTTTTTCTTTGTCGTAGGAAGATTCAGTTTCATCCATTTGACGACGGATTTGTTCGCAACGAGCTTTTACTGCAGCTTCATTACCTTCAGCTACAACGGTGGTGTTGTCTTTGGTAATGGTGATGCGGCGCGCTTTACCTAAACTATCTAGTTTGGTGTTTTCTAGTTTTAAACCAGCATCTTCTGTGATTACTTGTCCACCAGTTAGAACCGCAATATCTTCTAACATGGCTTTACGACGATCCCCAAAACCAGGAGCTTTCACTGCTGCTACGTTCAGTACGCCGCGTAGACGGTTAACTACTAGGGTAGCTAGAGCTTCTTTTTCAATGTCTTCAGCAATGATGACTAGGGGTTTACCTTGACGTGCTACTTGCTCTAACACAGGTACTAAATCCTGCACTAGGGCAATCTTCTTGTCGGTAAGAAGAATATAAGGATCGTCAAATACTGCTTCCATGCGCTCAGCGTCGGTAGCAAAATAAGGGGAAATATAACCCTTATCAAAACGCATACCTTCGGTGATTTCCAATTCTGTGGTCATGGATTTCCCTTCTTCCAAGGAAATCACACCCTCTTTACCCACTTTATCCATTGCTTCCGCAATCATTTGACCCACTTCTTCATCGTTACCAGCAGAAATGGAGCCTACTTGTGCAATGGCTTTGGAATCTTCCACGGGACGAGCATGTTCCGCAATCTTGTCTACTAAGAATGCTGTGGCTTTATCAATACCACGCTTTAACTGAATCGCATTAGCACCAGCAGCAACGTTACGGAGACCTTCCTTCACAATTGCATGGGCCAATACGGTGGCTGTGGTGGTACCATCACCAGCAGCATCGTTGGTTTTAGAAGCAGCTTGGCGAATCAAGGAAACGCCTGTGTTCTCAATATGGTCTTCTAATTCAATTTCTTTAGCAATGGTGACACCATCATTAACAATTTGTGGTGCGCCAAATTTCTTCTCTAGAACTACGTTACGTCCTTTGGGACCTAGGGTCACAGCTACAGCTTCGGCCAAAATGTCAATACCTTTTTCCAAAGCTCGACGGGCGTTTTCGTTGTAAATGATGCGCTTTGCCATAATCTGTTTACTTCTTGAATTGCTTATGTGTTAACTATCAACTTTTTAGGGTAGTTTCTAGGGTAGTTCGTTCTCCTACCCAACTACTATTACCCAACTACTGCTAGAATGTCTTTTTCAGAAAGTAGTACAAATTCGTCTGTACCCAGTTTGATGTCTGTACCTGCATACTTGGAATATAGTACTTTGTCCCCTACTTTCAGCTCAATTTCTTGACGGGTTCCGTCATCATTACGCTTACCAGGTCCTAAAGCTACTACTTCCCCTACCTGGGGCTTTTCTTTTGCTGTGTCGGGCAAATATAAACCACCTGCTGTCTTTTCTTCAGCTGCTGTGACTTTTACAAACACGCGATCGCCTAGGGGCTTAACTGTGGATACGCTTAGAGATACTGCTGCCATATTTTTTCCTTATCTTTAAATGTCGTTGATTAGCACTCTCAACTCCTGAGTGCTAATGTACCGAAAAAAGACCACAAATGGCAACAATCTTATCTGTACGGGTTTCCGAACCAGATAAATTCCCAATAGGTGAGGAAAACAGAATCAACTGGATTTTTGCTTTTCCACCCCATACTTAGCCATATTTATTACCTACTAATTGAGCGTAAATACTGAATTATTCTAGTTGTCTGGTTCTGTTGCGTAAGTAGTGAATATTTTTATATGAACAACTTTATTTCCAAATGAGGAAAATTGTTATAGAAATGTAGTCAAGGAATCCTTGAATGAGTAACAATACAGGAGTTCCCAACTTTTGGCTATTGGTGCAACCAAATTTCGTCAATTTCCACATTCTACTTGCAGGAGAAAACTAGATGCAGTTAGTTAAAATGCATCCCATTTACAAAAATGATAAACATTGGCAGGGATGTGATTTAATCTGCTTTAGAGCCAAAAATCTCTACAATTTGTGTACCTATTATCTAAGGCAGTCTTTCTTTAAAACGGGCAAGATACTTTCTAGTGGGAAGTTATATGGCTTAGTATTTCGTTCCAGAGCTTATCAGGAGATAGCAGTTACTCACAGAGGTTTGTCAGTAGTTAGACAGGTATTACGAAGGTGGAAAAACTATATCAGATCTTGGCAAGATTGGCAAGCTAATCCATCTAAATATGTGGATCCACCAAAAATCCCCAATTACAAACACAAAATTAAGGGACGCTTTCCAATTGTCGTATACAATGTATATCAGGGTTGTCCAACCATGGATCAACCATCTCTAGTCCAAGGAATGTGCCAGTTATTTGAAGGTCTATTTGAGGGTGAAGTGAACGATTCCATCGGTAAGGCTAGAAAACTGGTGGAAGCCATGATTATTCCCAGGAATAATGGTTCATACCTCCTCAAGTTCATTTATGAGGTGCAAGAGCCTACAACTAAATCTACACCAGTTATAGCTGGTATAGACTTAGGAGTTAATAACCTGGTTGCCTTGACAACTAATAGTTCAACTATTAGACCTTTATTGGTGAATGGTAAACCGTTGAAATCCCTCAATCGACTGTTCAACAGAAAGCGGGATCTAATAGGATCTTATCAGTCTGAGAGTCAACCCAGTCAAAGATTGGGTGGAATAACCATCAAACATCATAACCGAGTAGATAACTATCTTCATCAGACATCCTCTATCGTAATCAATTATCTCAAGTCTAATGGTATTAAAACCTTAGTAGTGGGAAAGAACGATGAATGGGAAAAAGAGACTAGGATGGGTACAAGCAAGAGACACAACTTTATGCCAATACCCCATAGTAGACTCATTGATATACTGGAACACAAATGCCGACTAGCACAGATTGAACTAATCACAGTTAATGAGGCATACACCAGCAAGTGCTCTGCTTGGGATTTTGAACCCATAGCAAAACATCAAAAATATTTGGGGGAAAGATTACATCGAGGACTATTTAGATCCGCCAATGGTCAGGTTATTAATGCAGACCTCAATAGTAGCCTGAACATAATTAGAATGTATTCCTCAGAGGCGTTAACTGCCGAGAGGATAGGGAGTTGTGGCGTTCAACCACTAAAGGTAAATCCTTTAGCAAGAGTTAAACAGATATAGAAATGTAAAATCGGTTCTCCAATTTTATTTTCTTGTGTGATTTAACTTCAACGCTAAAAACTGGATATTGTATGGGCAATAGTAACCTAATAGAAATGCAGGTAGGGTTGTAAAGATCATCTTTGGCTCAACACTGAACTTGTCAAAATGATTAAATCAGATTCTTGTACCCGTTTCTGGCAAAGGAAAATATAATAGCGCATTATAAATACTTTTGCTCTCCGTATCCTTACTAGACCTTTGTCATTAAGTTACTAGTATTATGTAAGGAGTAACAACCACCCTCACAAACCACAACCAACAGGAATGAGTTAGGTGGAAAGAAGCTCCTCCATCCCATCCCGGGAAGGATCTAAGCGCGAAAAATGCCAACGCTATAAAAGAATTCAGCATGAAAGACCAAAAACGACTTTTACTGATTGATGACGATCCTAATTTAATTCTGCTAGTCAGAGACTATCTAGGATTTAGGGGATATGACGTTCTAACAGCTGAAAATGGGCGAACAGCTCTAGGTGTTTTAGAACAGGATATTCCCGATATGATCATCTGTGATGTGATGATGCCAGAAATGGACGGTTATACCTTTGTTGAACAGGTGAGACAAAACGAGCGGACTAGTTGGGTACCCGTCCTTTTTCTGTCAGCGAAAGGACAAAGTGCGGACAGGGTAAAAGGGTTAAATAAGGGAGCTGACGTATATATGGTCAAACCCTTTGAACCAGAAGAACTTGTGGCCCAAGTAGAATCCTCACTCAAGCAAACCAGTCGCTGGAAAGAACATCAAACTAAAGTAGGGGAACCTGGTTCTCGCATCCAAGTTCCTTTTGATGTTCAATTGACCCCCACGGAACTAAAAGTAGTTCAATTTGTGGCTAGGGGTTTAGCAAATCGGGAAATTGCTGAGGAATTAAATGTCAGTCAACGTACGGTTGAAAGCCATGTGTCTAATATGCTGGGTAAGACTAACCTGCATAATCGTACTGAGCTAGCACGCTGGGCAATTGAAAATCAAATGGCTTAAAGCCATAGCCATGCAGTTGAATGAAATTTTGAGTTTTGAATTGATGTCCTTATCACTCAAGGCTCAAAAAATCATTCTTCTGAATTTTATAACTTGATGAGTGAGTTAAAAATCCCTGTTTTAACAAGCCCTATATATTACTCTTCCTGGATATTCTTCCTCATTTACTTTTGCATATAAGCGGAGGCAAGATAAAACCTCTCCTGGAGTTCCCCCATCCTCCAGTTGTAAATCATCCTTAGCGTACTGGCAAATATCAGCATATAGTCCTGATAGTTGCTTGATCTTGATGTTATTACCTGCTTTCGTAGCTTGATCAGCCATTTTTTTGAGTATACGTCTTGATTCTTGTTGTAGTTTTCCCCACCAGGAATATCTTTCTGCTGGGGGGACAAATACTAGGGAATGTATTGCTTCATCTAGATCTAGCCAACTGCGTAAATTTATGATACTGGTGGAATCATCATTAAGTTTTTGGTTACGTTGCAGGCGATCGCTAAATGCTTCCAGATATAATTGCTTTTGTTCGGGATGAGATTTAAAAGAAATAACATCAAAGCTAAAGACACTTTTGAGGGCGTGATGTAGATCGGGATCAAGATCAATGAAACTAGTATATAAGGAGAGGAAACCGGTTAAAAAATGCCAAGTATCGGAGTTATGTGATTGAGCCAGGTTTGATTTGAGCAAAGCTTTTTTAGACAAAGAGAGTCCGGGAGAGACGATTGTGCCACTTAGACCGGGATAAATAATTTCATCGCGCACAAAAGGTAAATAACGAAGATTCACATAATCTTCCATAGCACCGAACCTTTTGGCAATTTCCAGAGTGCGATTTTTCCAGATTGTAGCCAAATCTTCTGGTAAGCGCAGCAACTTGCGGTGAATTTCATTCCAGAGATCACAGTCATTATCACTGTGTAAAGGTTGATCTCCCAAGTAAAACCTGACCTCTAAATCAGAATTAAAAATTTCCCTTAATTCTGTCAGTAATTGACCAGATGTGGAATCATGGATTGTGAATTCAACATCTTCAACCTCCCCAACAGACTTCAACTGTAAAAGACCATCTATTTCCCCAATGACCTGGGAACATAAATCATTGCCTGGATCTGCGGGATATGCTGTTTTGGCCTGTCCTAGGGTCTCCTTGAGTCCGTATAGGTTAAACCTCAATAGTTGAGAAATAACCGAATCTTGAGTTGCTAATAATTGTTGTAGATGTTGTAGATGTGGAATCATGATTATGTAAAGATATGACAAAATATAGTTTTAATGCACACCACAAAAGGGGTCTCGTTCCTTATCAATTTCATTGGGTTGTAATTCCAAGTCAGTAAAATAAACACATCCTGGTTGTTGCAAAGATTCCAGACTATGGGATATCCAGTAGGGAACTGCTCCTGGGTGCATTCTTAATATCCCCTTACTATCTAGGGTGACATAGTATTGACAAGGGTAATCTGTAGAGATTTCTGGTTTGCTAAGGGATCCAATACGGATCCATTTTTTAGTCTTGGTCAAACTATCAGTTTGACAGATATAGAAATTATGTTGACCATTTTGGGGAAATGGTGGTAAAGGACTACTAATTAATCCCTTTCCAGTTTCTTGGCTTCCATCTTGTAAGTAATGAAACGTTTCTAATATCTGATTTTGACTGTTGTCAACTGCAAAGACTAAATGATAGGCATCCGGTTGATCCACTGTAGCAGATTCTAAGACATTGATAGCAATATCACCATCTTTTAAATTTTCATAATCCCCTATAAGAGCAATATTCCATTTTAATTTTCCATCAACAAATATATCAGAACCAGTTGAATGGGGGTCAATGACAGAATTGATATCAATTCCTGGCACATCTATTAAATAATGGGGACTACCTTGACAGAGTAAAACAGTAAATTGAAGAGTTTGGTCAATTTCAAATTGGACTTGAATTTTTTTGAGAAATTCAGCTTCTTCCATTCTCAAATTTTCCATGAGAGTTTTACCATCCAAACTACCCCAAAGACGTAATTCCCCATCTTGGTAATCTTGACGATAGATGATATTAGTTAACTGAATACCTTGCCAGGTTGTTCTTACCTTAGCGACACTTTCCCAAGGGATAAGTTGATAGAGTTCTTGTCCAGCATTAAAAATAGATAATAACTCCTGAGTTTGGGTTTTGCGCTTGAAGTTGCACGGTAAATAATAAAAGAGATTTTTCACATCTATTTCCAGCTGATTTGCTCCCTTGCGCAGTAAATTTTTAGAAGCTTCAGGATCAAATCTTAACCTTCTTAATTTTTCCGCATAACAAGCACCAGCAGAAGTTGCCAACTTAGTGAATTCTAGGACAAAGGTAATCCGTTCTGGATTCCAGATAAAGTAGGGAGATTTGCTAAATTCTTGGTAAATTTGGGTTTTCACCAAATCCAGATTACAAGTTTTACCTGAGAGAATTAACCAATCTACCTTTTCATCTCCATTTAAACGACTTTCCATCAGTCCTTTGGCGATTCCTATAGCTTCTCTAATACTAGAAATAGCACAACGTTGAAATTGTTGGGCGTTTATAGTTAGGTAAATAGAATCAGCACTAACCAGTTGAAATTTCACCCCACTTTGTAAAAGCAACTCGCTAATTTCTTGCTCATTGAGGGTAAAGGTTAATAAACCATCTTCAGATCCTTTCTCCCCTAATTTTAATTTGGCCGATTCTGCATGTTCCCACAGAGTATAGAAGGTTTGGAGACGTTGAGGAGCTTGTTGCCATCGAGTTGGTAAGACTTTTTCAGCGGTGTCTAAAGCGTCTTTGAAAGCAACATCCCCTTCTGGATTCTCTTTATCCACACATTTTAATAAACTGCCACTTTTGAATTTGCCATCTTGTAAAAATCGCTCGTTGAGTTCTGAATTAATTAAGTCTTCTAGCTTATCACTGGTTATATTGCCATCGGTAACCGCTGTTAATAAAAAATCAGCTAGGGCAATTTTTAACAGTCGAAAAACTCGTAAGGTAATTAATTCCCCACCTAATTGTAAATGTCCTGAAGAACCCAATAATTTTGGTGTCAGTTTATAATAACGTCCTCCCAAACCTCTATCCTCACTATTGGCAAAAACAGGGGTTTTATCTTCTAAGGTGAGTTTGATTAATGCTAGGTCGGTTGTACCTCCACCAATGTCTAATACCAGAACATTTTGGGACCAGTTATTTTTTTCCTGACGACAACGGGTTTTAAATGATTCAATACCAATATTCAAATTGCCACCAAATTCTCGCCATAAAAAGAATATGGCTACGGAAACAGCTTCGTCATAGGCCGTTTGCACATCATCCAACCCTAATTCTTCTACTAGTGCTTTAATCTCCTTTCGCACCACCGGAGGAGCAACTGTGGGATAGGTGACCACCGCTGTTAATAAGTCTCCTTGAGAAAATCTTCTACCTGCACGTTGACGATAGTCTTCGGTTAATTCAATGAGGTGTGCCCATGCTGCTTGAATTAATTGGTGAACTTCAATGTTGTTATTTTCTAGATCATTTTTTTCTCCCTCATTTATCACCACAGGAAAAGTGCGATTTTGCCCAAAATATCGTTTTGGTGAATGATGAAATCTACTAATAATATCTTTAACTGCAGGAATTGTCCCCTGGGCAATCGCCTTTTTGCGGTTATCTCTTGCAGCTCTACCCATTTGCAATTTCAATGGTTGTATTTTACAGATTTCTATTTCACTAGGAATTTCTGTTTGTCTTCTATTAAAATCCAAAACCACTGGAATCAAATTTTGGGACTCCAGGGTAGGAACGCGAAAAACCTCATGATATATTTGATAGAGTTTTTTACTGACAGCACGACGAAATCTTTCACTGTTTCCCAAACATAGTTCGATTTGACGCAGAGCTTCTAGAAATTTTTCTTTATGGTCGTTTTCAAAAATTTCCCCTATTGTTTCTGGTGGAATTTCCAAATTCCTACTCAGATTAACCAGGAATTTTTCCCATTCGTTCACACCAATATCTGGTAGAGCTAAATGGGGAGGTGAGTTTAACCATTCCCCCAACCGCTGACGCAGTCTTACTTCTTGTTCTCTAGGTAGGGTTTCTGCAATTGGCACTTCAATAGGGTCAAATAGTGTTACTGTAGAGTTAGAAGTGCCAAAATCCACTGCCAACCAGC from Cylindrospermopsis curvispora GIHE-G1 harbors:
- a CDS encoding RNA-guided endonuclease InsQ/TnpB family protein, giving the protein MQLVKMHPIYKNDKHWQGCDLICFRAKNLYNLCTYYLRQSFFKTGKILSSGKLYGLVFRSRAYQEIAVTHRGLSVVRQVLRRWKNYIRSWQDWQANPSKYVDPPKIPNYKHKIKGRFPIVVYNVYQGCPTMDQPSLVQGMCQLFEGLFEGEVNDSIGKARKLVEAMIIPRNNGSYLLKFIYEVQEPTTKSTPVIAGIDLGVNNLVALTTNSSTIRPLLVNGKPLKSLNRLFNRKRDLIGSYQSESQPSQRLGGITIKHHNRVDNYLHQTSSIVINYLKSNGIKTLVVGKNDEWEKETRMGTSKRHNFMPIPHSRLIDILEHKCRLAQIELITVNEAYTSKCSAWDFEPIAKHQKYLGERLHRGLFRSANGQVINADLNSSLNIIRMYSSEALTAERIGSCGVQPLKVNPLARVKQI
- the groES gene encoding co-chaperone GroES, whose protein sequence is MAAVSLSVSTVKPLGDRVFVKVTAAEEKTAGGLYLPDTAKEKPQVGEVVALGPGKRNDDGTRQEIELKVGDKVLYSKYAGTDIKLGTDEFVLLSEKDILAVVG
- the groL gene encoding chaperonin GroEL (60 kDa chaperone family; promotes refolding of misfolded polypeptides especially under stressful conditions; forms two stacked rings of heptamers to form a barrel-shaped 14mer; ends can be capped by GroES; misfolded proteins enter the barrel where they are refolded when GroES binds), which produces MAKRIIYNENARRALEKGIDILAEAVAVTLGPKGRNVVLEKKFGAPQIVNDGVTIAKEIELEDHIENTGVSLIRQAASKTNDAAGDGTTTATVLAHAIVKEGLRNVAAGANAIQLKRGIDKATAFLVDKIAEHARPVEDSKAIAQVGSISAGNDEEVGQMIAEAMDKVGKEGVISLEEGKSMTTELEITEGMRFDKGYISPYFATDAERMEAVFDDPYILLTDKKIALVQDLVPVLEQVARQGKPLVIIAEDIEKEALATLVVNRLRGVLNVAAVKAPGFGDRRKAMLEDIAVLTGGQVITEDAGLKLENTKLDSLGKARRITITKDNTTVVAEGNEAAVKARCEQIRRQMDETESSYDKEKLQERLAKLSGGVAVVKVGAATETEMKDKKLRLEDAINATKAAVEEGIVPGGGTTLAHLAPHLEEWANKTLTSEELTGALIVARALPAPLKRIAENAGQNGAVIAERVKEKEFNVGFNASTNEFVDMLAAGIVDPAKVTRSALQNAASIAGMVLTTECIVVDKPEPKEAAPAAGAGMGGGDFDY
- a CDS encoding response regulator transcription factor, with product MKDQKRLLLIDDDPNLILLVRDYLGFRGYDVLTAENGRTALGVLEQDIPDMIICDVMMPEMDGYTFVEQVRQNERTSWVPVLFLSAKGQSADRVKGLNKGADVYMVKPFEPEELVAQVESSLKQTSRWKEHQTKVGEPGSRIQVPFDVQLTPTELKVVQFVARGLANREIAEELNVSQRTVESHVSNMLGKTNLHNRTELARWAIENQMA
- a CDS encoding acetate and sugar kinases/Hsc70/actin family protein is translated as MNNFELDTYLNRLSQKLSENLNEDSHKRFPGWLAVDFGTSNSTVTLFDPIEVPIAETLPREQEVRLRQRLGEWLNSPPHLALPDIGVNEWEKFLVNLSRNLEIPPETIGEIFENDHKEKFLEALRQIELCLGNSERFRRAVSKKLYQIYHEVFRVPTLESQNLIPVVLDFNRRQTEIPSEIEICKIQPLKLQMGRAARDNRKKAIAQGTIPAVKDIISRFHHSPKRYFGQNRTFPVVINEGEKNDLENNNIEVHQLIQAAWAHLIELTEDYRQRAGRRFSQGDLLTAVVTYPTVAPPVVRKEIKALVEELGLDDVQTAYDEAVSVAIFFLWREFGGNLNIGIESFKTRCRQEKNNWSQNVLVLDIGGGTTDLALIKLTLEDKTPVFANSEDRGLGGRYYKLTPKLLGSSGHLQLGGELITLRVFRLLKIALADFLLTAVTDGNITSDKLEDLINSELNERFLQDGKFKSGSLLKCVDKENPEGDVAFKDALDTAEKVLPTRWQQAPQRLQTFYTLWEHAESAKLKLGEKGSEDGLLTFTLNEQEISELLLQSGVKFQLVSADSIYLTINAQQFQRCAISSIREAIGIAKGLMESRLNGDEKVDWLILSGKTCNLDLVKTQIYQEFSKSPYFIWNPERITFVLEFTKLATSAGACYAEKLRRLRFDPEASKNLLRKGANQLEIDVKNLFYYLPCNFKRKTQTQELLSIFNAGQELYQLIPWESVAKVRTTWQGIQLTNIIYRQDYQDGELRLWGSLDGKTLMENLRMEEAEFLKKIQVQFEIDQTLQFTVLLCQGSPHYLIDVPGIDINSVIDPHSTGSDIFVDGKLKWNIALIGDYENLKDGDIAINVLESATVDQPDAYHLVFAVDNSQNQILETFHYLQDGSQETGKGLISSPLPPFPQNGQHNFYICQTDSLTKTKKWIRIGSLSKPEISTDYPCQYYVTLDSKGILRMHPGAVPYWISHSLESLQQPGCVYFTDLELQPNEIDKERDPFCGVH